Proteins encoded in a region of the Isosphaeraceae bacterium EP7 genome:
- a CDS encoding acetylxylan esterase, producing the protein MRQPTEPTNAAFSKFIKSSLPSSRGPVVAPASPEAWNARLSRVKEGLSRSLGHMPKEACDLAPEILGVINRDGYAIERLTFQSRPGVRVTANLYRPEPKLAGSCPAVLSVHGHWAWARMDVHVQPRCIALARLGYVVLCVDAFGAGERAIEPASGTYHGALTGGSLWPAGVPLIGLQVYDNRRAIDYLISRPEVDATKLAITGASGGGNQSLYAGALDERITAVVPVCGVGTYEAYTETACCVCEVLPGGLAYATTGDLLAMVAPRPLLVINASKDAIQFSPGEAKKSLDYARERFTQLGVPEKVAHVVVDSGHDYNQAMREAMYGWLERWLHGKGDGSPVPEPAIVLEEVETLRCYPEGTPRPDSVATIPVFALAEGRARLAALPPAPDHAPRWEAESDQLKASLAEILDGHGRPALKAGPVRVIKDAGGERLEIEPERGITLTGRLIRAAGANPAGTTLLLRPDGMAAADDPAIRALLNSGQDVLTVDLRAIGLGKPPTSAVRGVVDHNETEWSLWVDKPLLGLWIRDAIAWLDALDQIAGLRRPYTIIGMGGAALMALGAAALDDRPASVRLEGVLASYVAEGPGEWSGVPMGLLVPRILDVADVGRIAALVAPRPLRIVGAVEPTGRPASAGRLSEVFAYTRDIYGLYEAAGKLEITTS; encoded by the coding sequence ATGAGGCAGCCCACCGAACCAACGAATGCCGCCTTCTCGAAGTTCATCAAATCCAGCTTGCCGAGCAGCCGCGGGCCGGTCGTGGCCCCGGCCTCTCCCGAGGCGTGGAACGCGAGACTGAGTCGGGTCAAGGAGGGGCTCTCGCGTTCGCTTGGGCATATGCCGAAGGAGGCCTGCGACTTGGCCCCCGAGATCCTCGGTGTGATCAACCGCGATGGCTATGCGATCGAGCGGCTGACATTCCAGAGCCGGCCCGGAGTGCGGGTGACGGCCAACCTCTATCGGCCCGAGCCGAAACTAGCCGGGAGCTGCCCCGCGGTCCTGAGCGTGCACGGCCATTGGGCATGGGCACGGATGGATGTACACGTCCAGCCCCGATGCATCGCCCTGGCCAGGCTGGGCTATGTCGTGCTCTGCGTAGACGCCTTCGGCGCGGGGGAACGTGCCATCGAGCCCGCGTCGGGCACCTACCATGGCGCATTGACCGGCGGCTCGCTCTGGCCGGCGGGTGTCCCGCTGATCGGTCTTCAGGTTTACGACAACCGCCGTGCCATCGACTATCTGATCTCGAGGCCCGAGGTCGACGCGACGAAACTGGCGATTACCGGTGCATCGGGCGGTGGTAATCAGTCGCTCTACGCCGGGGCGCTCGACGAGCGGATTACCGCGGTGGTGCCGGTCTGTGGCGTGGGGACGTACGAGGCCTACACAGAGACCGCCTGCTGCGTCTGCGAGGTCTTGCCCGGCGGACTTGCCTACGCCACGACCGGCGACCTGCTGGCGATGGTCGCACCCAGGCCCCTGCTTGTCATCAATGCCAGCAAGGACGCCATCCAGTTCAGCCCGGGCGAGGCGAAGAAAAGCCTCGATTACGCCCGCGAGCGATTCACGCAGCTGGGCGTGCCCGAAAAGGTTGCGCATGTGGTCGTCGACAGCGGGCATGACTACAACCAGGCCATGCGCGAGGCCATGTACGGCTGGCTGGAACGCTGGTTGCACGGCAAGGGGGACGGCTCGCCCGTCCCCGAGCCCGCGATCGTCCTGGAAGAGGTCGAAACGCTGAGGTGTTACCCCGAAGGGACGCCGCGACCCGATTCGGTGGCGACGATCCCGGTGTTCGCCCTCGCCGAAGGTCGGGCGAGGCTGGCGGCGTTGCCCCCCGCTCCCGACCATGCCCCTCGCTGGGAGGCCGAGTCCGATCAGCTCAAGGCCAGCCTCGCCGAGATCCTCGACGGCCATGGACGTCCCGCCCTCAAAGCCGGGCCAGTCCGGGTGATCAAGGACGCAGGCGGCGAACGCCTGGAGATCGAGCCCGAACGTGGGATCACCCTGACGGGCCGCCTAATCCGAGCCGCAGGGGCGAACCCGGCCGGCACAACCCTGCTGCTCAGGCCCGACGGGATGGCCGCAGCCGACGATCCCGCGATCCGCGCCCTTCTGAATTCAGGCCAGGACGTGCTGACGGTCGACTTGCGCGCCATCGGGTTGGGCAAGCCGCCGACCTCAGCCGTCAGGGGGGTGGTCGATCACAACGAGACGGAGTGGTCGCTCTGGGTGGACAAGCCCCTCCTCGGCCTCTGGATCAGGGACGCGATCGCCTGGCTCGATGCGCTCGATCAGATCGCCGGGCTGCGGCGACCTTATACAATCATCGGGATGGGGGGGGCGGCCTTGATGGCCCTGGGGGCCGCCGCCCTCGACGACCGGCCCGCCTCGGTCCGGTTGGAGGGAGTCCTGGCGAGCTACGTCGCGGAAGGGCCAGGTGAGTGGTCCGGCGTCCCGATGGGGTTGCTCGTCCCGAGGATCCTCGACGTGGCGGATGTCGGCCGGATCGCGGCACTGGTCGCGCCTCGGCCGCTGCGGATTGTCGGCGCGGTCGAGCCGACGGGTCGGCCCGCCTCGGCTGGTCGGCTGTCGGAGGTTTTTGCCTACACCCGAGACATATACGGGCTGTATGAGGCTGCGGGGAAGCTCGAAATCACGACCTCATGA
- a CDS encoding matrixin family metalloprotease, with product MTRQGILAPAPARRRSSKFRPQCEALDVRALMTVVPGYDYVLSGLSWANPAKITYSVAPDGVFWDRATNNLAAELDAKIGPNVWRRELARSLQTWASVANINIVAVNDGAYAQNATGAAQGDPRFGDIRFGGFGFASSGVLAQTYFPPPNLSTAGGDVEVNTSQAWQMGKGLDLFSVMLHETGHSLGLDHVKDTQEVMRPVYGGVLSGLSEGDIAGIRAIYGARTADAMTLGGKGTAPSNALDVTPGLNSAYAAVLGGYSLATIGQVEYFSVVAPSNATGASLVASAVASGSSLLSPSITVYDASMRPISSAANPASWGNDVTAGAAGVVAGNRYIIGVKGATNDVFAVGAYQLALSFQGIKASAPVPVAPIPVPVAPTPPAIVQVVPPATPISPVGPAGTQIEAIAADRFEANNTSRVATRLGIVNRISVGGLSLHTPSDVDFYTFRAAKSGAFSVQAPGQSLVVLDTAGRVLARGVGTVTFKTARAGSLYNVAVGSSNGAAVANYTLTIASQPKAQVVVQAGRKVKR from the coding sequence ATGACGCGACAGGGAATCCTCGCGCCGGCCCCGGCCAGGCGACGATCGTCGAAGTTCCGCCCTCAGTGCGAGGCGCTGGACGTGCGTGCCTTGATGACGGTCGTCCCCGGCTATGATTATGTGCTGAGCGGCCTGTCCTGGGCCAACCCGGCGAAGATCACCTACAGCGTGGCCCCCGACGGCGTGTTCTGGGACCGGGCGACGAACAATCTGGCCGCCGAACTTGACGCCAAGATCGGGCCCAATGTCTGGCGCAGGGAGCTTGCCAGGTCGCTCCAGACCTGGGCGTCGGTGGCCAACATCAACATCGTCGCGGTCAACGACGGGGCTTACGCCCAGAACGCCACGGGCGCCGCGCAGGGCGATCCCAGGTTCGGCGATATCCGCTTCGGCGGCTTCGGCTTCGCCTCATCGGGCGTGCTGGCGCAGACCTACTTCCCGCCGCCAAATCTGAGCACGGCGGGCGGAGATGTCGAGGTCAACACCTCGCAAGCCTGGCAGATGGGCAAGGGGCTCGACCTCTTCAGCGTGATGCTCCATGAGACCGGCCACTCGTTGGGCCTGGACCATGTGAAGGACACTCAGGAGGTGATGCGGCCCGTCTACGGGGGCGTCCTGAGCGGCCTTTCCGAGGGCGATATCGCCGGGATTCGGGCGATTTACGGTGCAAGAACGGCCGACGCCATGACCCTTGGTGGAAAGGGGACGGCACCCTCCAACGCACTGGACGTGACGCCTGGCCTGAACTCGGCCTACGCCGCCGTGCTGGGGGGATACAGCCTGGCGACCATCGGTCAGGTCGAATACTTCTCCGTCGTCGCGCCGTCGAACGCCACGGGAGCGTCGCTGGTCGCCTCGGCGGTGGCTTCCGGGTCGAGCCTGTTGAGCCCCTCGATCACCGTCTACGACGCCTCGATGCGCCCCATCTCGTCCGCCGCGAATCCCGCTTCATGGGGCAATGATGTGACGGCGGGCGCGGCCGGAGTGGTCGCGGGAAATCGCTACATCATCGGCGTGAAGGGTGCCACCAACGACGTCTTCGCCGTCGGCGCCTACCAACTCGCCCTCTCCTTCCAGGGGATCAAGGCCTCGGCCCCCGTGCCGGTCGCGCCCATCCCCGTGCCGGTCGCGCCCACTCCTCCGGCGATCGTCCAGGTTGTGCCCCCGGCCACCCCCATCTCGCCTGTCGGGCCGGCGGGGACCCAGATCGAAGCGATTGCGGCCGACCGGTTCGAGGCGAATAACACGTCCAGGGTGGCGACCCGCCTGGGCATCGTCAATCGAATTAGCGTCGGGGGCCTGAGCCTCCATACGCCCTCGGACGTCGACTTCTACACCTTCCGTGCGGCGAAGTCGGGGGCCTTCTCCGTGCAGGCCCCCGGTCAGAGCCTGGTCGTGCTCGACACCGCCGGCCGGGTCCTGGCCCGAGGCGTCGGCACGGTCACGTTCAAAACGGCCCGCGCCGGGTCGCTCTACAACGTGGCCGTCGGCTCGTCCAATGGCGCGGCCGTGGCGAATTACACGCTGACGATCGCCTCCCAGCCCAAGGCCCAGGTCGTCGTCCAGGCCGGTCGCAAGGTCAAGCGTTGA
- a CDS encoding superoxide dismutase, producing MAEYTLPPLPYDFSALEPSIDAKTMEIHHDKHHQAYITNLNNALKDHPDHQGKTIEDLISNLDALPEAIRTAVRNNGGGHANHSLFWLIMKPGGGGEPTGAIGDAITAELGGFAAFKEAVNKAGATRFGSGWAWLVKGKDGKLAVTSTPNQDSPLMEGKTPLLGVDVWEHAYYLKYQNRRPDYLAAWWNTVNWDEVNRRYQAGK from the coding sequence GTGGCCGAGTACACCCTGCCCCCCTTGCCGTACGACTTCAGCGCCCTGGAACCCTCCATCGATGCCAAGACGATGGAAATCCACCACGACAAGCACCATCAGGCCTATATCACCAACCTGAACAACGCCCTGAAGGATCACCCCGATCACCAGGGTAAGACGATCGAAGACCTGATCTCCAACCTCGACGCCCTGCCCGAGGCGATCCGCACCGCGGTCCGCAACAACGGCGGCGGGCATGCCAATCATTCCCTGTTCTGGCTGATCATGAAGCCGGGCGGCGGCGGCGAGCCCACCGGCGCGATCGGCGACGCCATCACCGCCGAGCTCGGCGGCTTCGCGGCCTTCAAAGAGGCCGTCAACAAGGCCGGCGCTACTCGCTTCGGCTCGGGCTGGGCCTGGCTGGTCAAGGGCAAGGACGGCAAGCTTGCCGTCACCTCGACCCCCAACCAGGACAGCCCCCTCATGGAGGGGAAGACCCCGCTGCTGGGCGTCGACGTCTGGGAGCACGCTTACTACCTGAAGTATCAGAACCGCCGTCCCGACTACCTCGCCGCCTGGTGGAACACCGTGAATTGGGACGAGGTCAACCGCCGCTACCAGGCCGGCAAGTAA
- the msrA gene encoding peptide-methionine (S)-S-oxide reductase MsrA, whose translation MAKATFGAGCFWGIEETFRRMPGVTATAVGYAGGHVDNPTYQQVCTDRTGHAEVVEVEYDPSLVSYDQLLNVFWQSHDPTTLNRQGPDVGSQYRSAIFYQDEDQRLAAESSKQALDASGKLRRPVVTEISPAPPFYRAEEYHQGYLKKRGQESCHI comes from the coding sequence ATGGCCAAGGCGACATTCGGCGCCGGCTGTTTCTGGGGCATCGAGGAGACGTTTCGCCGCATGCCTGGCGTGACCGCCACGGCCGTCGGGTATGCGGGGGGGCACGTTGACAACCCGACGTACCAGCAGGTTTGCACCGACCGCACCGGGCATGCGGAGGTCGTCGAGGTGGAATACGACCCCAGCCTGGTGAGCTACGACCAGCTCCTGAACGTCTTCTGGCAGTCGCACGACCCGACGACCCTCAACCGGCAGGGGCCGGACGTCGGCTCGCAGTATCGTTCGGCCATCTTCTACCAGGACGAGGACCAGCGCCTGGCGGCCGAGTCCAGCAAGCAAGCGCTCGACGCCAGCGGCAAGCTGAGGCGTCCCGTCGTCACCGAGATCTCGCCGGCCCCGCCGTTCTACCGGGCCGAGGAGTACCACCAGGGCTACCTCAAGAAGCGCGGGCAGGAAAGCTGCCACATCTGA
- a CDS encoding tyrosine-protein phosphatase: MTDRPTSLFRVRVRRAALALFVAVSPPSGYFAYRMFTGNLAVVEPGRIYRSAQMNAGQLTATIRDQGIRTVINLRGRNPSNSWYNQELDATLKARATHVDLPMASDQWLARSQIRTLVETLDTSEYPILIHCQFGAERTGLVSAYSVLLRPGGTMEEARGQFSAAYLFLPIKDGATMIAQLDAYASWLGNQKIAHAPEHFRRWLADEYRPGSPSREFWPYDPYPLRVVIWPEGAGPYAKTAGVNPAARVR; the protein is encoded by the coding sequence ATGACCGACCGGCCAACCTCCCTCTTCCGGGTCCGTGTGCGCAGAGCGGCGCTGGCCCTGTTCGTGGCTGTCTCGCCCCCATCCGGCTACTTCGCCTATCGCATGTTCACGGGGAATCTCGCCGTCGTTGAGCCTGGCCGCATCTATCGGTCCGCCCAGATGAATGCCGGACAATTGACCGCCACGATCCGCGACCAGGGCATCCGTACGGTAATCAACCTACGCGGCCGCAACCCGTCGAACTCCTGGTACAACCAGGAACTGGACGCAACCCTCAAGGCCAGGGCGACGCACGTCGACCTGCCGATGGCCAGCGACCAGTGGCTCGCCCGCTCGCAGATCAGGACCCTGGTCGAGACCCTCGACACGTCCGAGTATCCGATCCTGATCCACTGCCAGTTCGGCGCCGAGCGCACCGGTCTGGTCTCGGCCTACAGCGTCCTGCTGCGGCCCGGGGGGACGATGGAGGAGGCCCGCGGCCAGTTCTCGGCCGCCTATCTGTTCCTGCCGATCAAGGACGGGGCGACCATGATTGCGCAGCTCGATGCCTACGCGAGCTGGCTTGGCAACCAGAAAATCGCCCATGCGCCGGAGCACTTCCGCCGCTGGCTGGCCGACGAGTACCGGCCGGGCTCTCCCAGCCGCGAGTTCTGGCCCTATGATCCCTACCCGCTGCGAGTCGTGATCTGGCCCGAAGGGGCCGGGCCCTACGCCAAGACCGCAGGTGTGAATCCCGCGGCCCGCGTCCGTTGA
- a CDS encoding thioesterase family protein, giving the protein MAETDEILIRVRYAETDRMGLLHHANYIVYFEQGRTELLRKRGLSYKDVEDAGHFLVIVDLTCKYKRPARYDDVLTLRTTVSRITHVKIVHTYALLRDGLLLAEGQSTLACVDREGRPQALPKSLT; this is encoded by the coding sequence ATGGCCGAGACCGACGAGATCCTCATCCGGGTCCGCTATGCGGAGACCGATCGGATGGGCCTGCTGCACCATGCCAATTACATCGTCTACTTCGAGCAGGGGCGTACCGAGCTGCTGCGTAAACGCGGCCTGTCTTACAAGGATGTTGAGGACGCCGGCCACTTCCTCGTGATCGTCGACCTGACATGCAAATACAAGCGGCCGGCGCGGTACGACGACGTGCTGACCCTTCGCACCACGGTGTCCAGGATCACGCACGTCAAGATCGTCCACACCTATGCGTTATTGCGCGATGGACTGCTGCTGGCCGAAGGGCAGTCGACTCTCGCCTGCGTCGACCGCGAAGGTCGTCCGCAGGCGTTGCCCAAGTCGCTCACCTGA
- a CDS encoding NADPH-dependent assimilatory sulfite reductase hemoprotein subunit, producing MDPNRGGKPTKVEAIKIASQYLRVHMEQEARNGLPQFTEDATSILKFHGSYQQDDRDQRTQRKREGLDKAYSVMIRVRIPGGKIHSAAQYLAIDELASTVGNGTLRITTRQEFQLHGVLKRDLASTIKIVNETLFSTLAACGDVNRNVLCCPAPIRDGVRDQMQADVDALAVHFAPRSSSYVDLWLDGEPIKNPLLPEQGPKKIATAGDDSVEPLYGAAYLPRKFKVAFALPDDNCTDIYANDLGYLAIVEDGKIVGYDVLTGGGLGTTPSADKTFPALAHHLGFIPREDVLKVGEAILKVFRDLGNRADRKRARLKYIIYDLGLPAFRAKVEEYLGRPLEDPRNVVVTKVDDHLGWHEQGDGKLFLGIPVENGRIKDAGSLRLASGLRAYFQKYGTPARLTCQQSIILSEVEPSKKAEIESLLEEYGIAKVEDVSNVRRWSMACPALPTCGLAVTEAERALPALIDELEAELKRLDLQDEVFTVRMTGCPNGCARPYNSDIGLVGRSAVKNADGTPGAGTYTIFLGGRTEGDRLNVEFRDYIPYGQVVSELTPVLTRFKAEHLPGEALGDFCHRIGVDQLVPAEVAELA from the coding sequence ATGGATCCGAATCGGGGTGGCAAGCCCACAAAGGTCGAGGCGATCAAGATCGCCAGCCAGTACCTCCGGGTCCACATGGAGCAGGAGGCCCGCAACGGCCTGCCCCAGTTCACCGAGGATGCGACCTCGATCCTCAAGTTCCACGGTTCTTACCAGCAGGACGATCGCGACCAGCGCACCCAGCGCAAGAGAGAAGGGCTGGACAAGGCCTACTCGGTGATGATCCGGGTGCGGATCCCCGGCGGCAAGATCCATTCGGCCGCCCAGTACCTGGCGATCGACGAGCTAGCGAGCACCGTCGGCAACGGCACCCTGCGCATCACCACACGGCAGGAATTCCAGCTCCACGGCGTCCTGAAGCGCGACCTCGCCTCGACGATCAAGATCGTCAACGAGACCCTCTTCTCGACCCTGGCCGCCTGCGGCGACGTGAATCGCAACGTCCTCTGCTGCCCGGCCCCCATCCGCGACGGCGTCCGCGACCAGATGCAGGCCGACGTCGACGCCCTGGCCGTCCACTTCGCCCCCCGGTCGTCGAGCTACGTCGACCTCTGGCTCGACGGCGAGCCGATCAAGAACCCGTTGCTGCCCGAGCAAGGCCCCAAGAAAATTGCCACCGCCGGCGACGACTCCGTCGAGCCGCTCTACGGCGCCGCCTACCTCCCCCGCAAGTTCAAGGTCGCCTTCGCCCTGCCCGACGACAACTGCACCGACATCTACGCCAATGACCTCGGCTACCTGGCCATCGTCGAGGACGGCAAGATCGTCGGCTACGACGTCCTGACGGGCGGCGGCCTCGGGACGACCCCCAGCGCGGACAAGACCTTCCCCGCGCTGGCTCACCACCTCGGCTTCATCCCCCGCGAGGACGTGCTCAAGGTCGGCGAGGCGATCCTCAAGGTCTTCCGCGACCTGGGCAACCGCGCCGACCGCAAGCGGGCGCGGCTGAAGTACATCATCTACGATCTGGGCCTGCCCGCCTTCCGCGCCAAGGTCGAGGAATACCTCGGCCGCCCCCTGGAAGACCCCAGGAACGTGGTCGTGACCAAGGTCGACGACCACCTGGGCTGGCACGAGCAAGGCGATGGCAAGCTGTTCCTGGGCATCCCGGTCGAGAACGGCCGGATCAAGGACGCCGGGAGCCTGCGGCTGGCCAGCGGCCTGCGGGCCTACTTCCAGAAGTACGGCACCCCCGCGCGGCTGACCTGCCAGCAGTCGATCATCCTCAGCGAGGTCGAGCCTTCGAAGAAGGCCGAGATCGAATCGCTGCTCGAAGAGTACGGCATCGCCAAGGTCGAGGACGTCTCGAACGTCCGTCGATGGTCGATGGCCTGCCCCGCCCTGCCCACCTGCGGACTGGCCGTCACCGAGGCCGAGCGTGCCCTGCCGGCGCTCATCGACGAGCTGGAAGCGGAGCTGAAGCGGCTCGACTTGCAGGACGAGGTCTTCACCGTCCGCATGACCGGCTGCCCCAACGGCTGCGCCCGGCCGTATAACTCGGACATCGGCCTCGTCGGCCGCTCGGCTGTGAAAAATGCCGACGGCACGCCTGGCGCCGGCACCTACACCATCTTCCTCGGCGGCCGGACCGAAGGGGATCGCCTGAACGTCGAGTTCCGCGACTACATCCCTTACGGACAGGTCGTCTCAGAGCTGACACCGGTGCTGACCCGCTTCAAGGCCGAGCACCTGCCGGGCGAGGCCCTGGGCGATTTCTGCCACAGGATCGGTGTCGATCAGCTCGTCCCTGCGGAGGTCGCCGAACTCGCCTGA
- a CDS encoding amino acid permease, with protein sequence MRRPSNPWTRKPIAVLIQEMEGSRLHRALGPVALTALGIGATVGAGIYVLTGKAAHDHAGPSLMLSFLLAGLGCGFAALCYSELASMVPVAGSAYTYAYATLGELVAWIIGWDLVLEYAIGSSAVAVGWADYFVELLRGLFGIRIDPRLTSSPWDFEVGKGFFLKIVELADGSHAQAWCNLPAVFICALITAVLVVGIRESARFNATMVILNLVVILMVIGLGVRYVNPANWTPFLHPEKGWGGVAEGAGRIFFAYIGFDAISTHSEEARNPRRDLAIGILASLLICTVLYVSVTAVLTGMVPTSRIDINAPIAAAFRSRGQDVAATLVTFGIVLGITSSLLVGMLSQPRILLAMSRDGMLPAAVFSEIHPRFQTPWKSTILVGFIVALAGALAPLGFLADLVSVGTLFAFIVVCASVWILRRTNPEVERPFRTPCLPLVASLGILVNGGLMFSLGKDNWIRLAVWLIIGLAIYFGYSRYHTKFGRDVEPKPA encoded by the coding sequence ATGCGACGCCCCTCGAACCCCTGGACCAGGAAGCCCATTGCAGTCTTGATCCAAGAGATGGAAGGGAGTCGCCTCCACCGGGCTCTGGGGCCGGTCGCGCTGACCGCCCTGGGCATCGGCGCCACCGTGGGTGCGGGGATTTACGTCCTGACCGGCAAGGCGGCCCACGACCATGCGGGCCCGTCGCTGATGCTCTCATTCCTGCTGGCCGGCCTCGGCTGCGGCTTTGCGGCGCTCTGCTACAGCGAGCTGGCGAGCATGGTCCCCGTCGCGGGTTCGGCCTACACCTATGCATACGCGACCCTGGGCGAGCTGGTCGCCTGGATCATCGGCTGGGACCTCGTCCTGGAGTACGCCATCGGCTCGTCGGCCGTTGCCGTCGGCTGGGCAGACTACTTCGTCGAACTGCTGCGCGGCCTCTTCGGCATCCGGATCGATCCGAGGCTGACGTCATCTCCGTGGGACTTCGAGGTCGGCAAGGGGTTCTTCCTCAAGATCGTCGAGTTGGCCGACGGCTCCCACGCGCAGGCCTGGTGCAACCTCCCGGCCGTCTTCATCTGCGCCCTCATCACCGCGGTCCTCGTCGTCGGCATCCGGGAGAGCGCCCGCTTCAACGCGACCATGGTCATCCTGAACCTCGTCGTGATCCTGATGGTCATCGGCCTGGGCGTTCGCTATGTGAACCCGGCCAACTGGACGCCGTTCCTGCACCCCGAGAAGGGCTGGGGGGGCGTGGCCGAGGGGGCCGGGCGCATCTTCTTCGCTTACATCGGCTTCGACGCCATCTCGACCCATTCCGAGGAGGCCAGGAACCCCAGGCGCGATCTCGCCATCGGCATCCTCGCCTCGCTCCTGATCTGCACGGTCCTGTACGTTTCCGTCACGGCCGTCCTCACCGGGATGGTCCCCACCTCGCGGATCGACATCAACGCCCCGATCGCGGCGGCCTTCCGGTCGCGTGGTCAGGACGTTGCCGCCACGCTCGTGACGTTCGGCATCGTGCTGGGCATCACCAGCTCGTTGCTGGTCGGGATGCTCAGCCAGCCGAGGATTCTCCTGGCCATGTCCCGCGACGGGATGCTCCCCGCAGCCGTCTTCTCCGAGATCCATCCCCGATTCCAGACCCCCTGGAAGTCGACGATCCTCGTCGGCTTCATAGTCGCCCTGGCGGGTGCCCTGGCCCCCCTCGGATTTCTGGCCGACCTCGTCAGCGTGGGGACCCTCTTCGCGTTCATCGTCGTGTGCGCCTCGGTCTGGATCCTCAGGCGCACCAACCCCGAGGTCGAACGCCCGTTCCGCACCCCCTGCCTGCCGCTGGTCGCCAGCCTCGGAATTCTGGTCAACGGGGGCCTGATGTTCTCGCTGGGCAAGGACAACTGGATCAGGCTGGCCGTCTGGCTGATCATCGGCCTGGCCATCTACTTCGGCTACAGCCGGTACCACACCAAGTTCGGGCGCGACGTCGAGCCAAAGCCGGCGTGA
- a CDS encoding lysylphosphatidylglycerol synthase transmembrane domain-containing protein, protein MSQVARPARRSTAVNVALALVAFALLAWTLYGNRVELRKVLNRPLDPGPIAVAFGIYMLGLVWTFYRWWTLVRALGLPFPFRDALRLGFIGNVFNLVIPGAVGGDLVKAAYLSREQSRKTLAISSMIVDRIVGLLGLFLLAAIAGAFAWNRPGTGPEVKRLIVLAWCAVGAGFVGLVVIFGQLVTRFFPNAGKREGKFSVVFNELKEMAAAYRGRLGVVGAAIVMSMGNHSLNVTAFYLMGRTLFPAGVPSLVDHFLMVPLTLFTTAAPLPFGSLGLSEQVSERLFDLVKHPNGALAMLAFRVLMYGGGIVGAFVYLANARQVRKLVD, encoded by the coding sequence ATGTCGCAAGTCGCCCGCCCCGCCCGCCGCAGCACCGCGGTGAACGTCGCCCTGGCGCTCGTCGCGTTCGCCCTGCTGGCCTGGACACTCTACGGCAACCGCGTTGAGCTGCGCAAGGTCCTGAACAGGCCGCTCGATCCGGGGCCCATCGCGGTGGCCTTCGGCATCTACATGCTCGGCCTGGTCTGGACCTTCTACCGCTGGTGGACCCTCGTGCGGGCGCTCGGCCTGCCGTTCCCGTTCCGCGATGCCCTTCGCCTGGGCTTCATCGGTAACGTCTTCAACCTGGTCATCCCCGGCGCCGTCGGCGGAGACCTCGTCAAGGCGGCCTATCTCAGCCGGGAGCAGTCCCGCAAGACCCTGGCCATCTCGTCGATGATCGTCGACCGGATCGTCGGCCTGCTCGGCCTGTTCCTGCTGGCCGCGATCGCGGGCGCCTTCGCCTGGAACCGCCCGGGGACCGGCCCCGAGGTCAAGCGCCTCATCGTGTTGGCCTGGTGCGCCGTCGGTGCAGGGTTCGTCGGCCTGGTCGTCATCTTCGGCCAGTTGGTCACCAGGTTCTTCCCCAACGCGGGCAAGCGCGAGGGCAAGTTCTCCGTCGTCTTCAATGAGCTGAAGGAGATGGCGGCCGCCTACAGGGGGCGGCTCGGCGTCGTGGGCGCCGCCATCGTGATGTCGATGGGCAATCACTCGCTGAACGTCACCGCCTTCTACCTGATGGGCCGGACCCTCTTCCCCGCGGGGGTCCCCAGCCTGGTAGACCACTTCCTGATGGTGCCGCTGACCCTGTTCACCACCGCCGCGCCGCTGCCGTTCGGCTCGCTCGGCCTGAGCGAGCAGGTCAGCGAGCGCCTCTTCGACCTCGTCAAGCATCCCAACGGGGCGCTCGCGATGCTGGCCTTCCGCGTCCTGATGTACGGCGGCGGCATCGTGGGCGCATTCGTCTACCTGGCCAATGCCCGTCAGGTGCGGAAGCTGGTCGACTGA
- the hisB gene encoding imidazoleglycerol-phosphate dehydratase HisB, with protein sequence MASRTSEILRATRETDIRLTLDLDGSGRSEVKSGVGFLDHMLELFARHGLFDLTVACNGDVQIDDHHTTEDIGICLGQAFDKALGTKESIRRYGHCVLPMDETLVTCAVDLGGRPYWAWDAPMPSPKIGTFDSELVADFWQAFATQGRMNLHVLLHYGRNTHHISEAIFKGLAKALRAASEIDPRGQGVPSTKGSL encoded by the coding sequence GTGGCCAGCCGCACATCAGAGATCCTCCGCGCCACCCGCGAGACCGATATCCGCCTGACGCTCGACCTCGACGGCTCCGGCCGCTCGGAGGTGAAGTCCGGCGTAGGCTTCCTCGACCATATGCTGGAACTGTTCGCCCGCCATGGCCTGTTCGACCTCACCGTCGCATGCAACGGCGACGTGCAGATCGACGACCACCACACGACCGAAGACATCGGCATCTGCCTGGGCCAGGCCTTCGACAAGGCGCTCGGGACCAAGGAGTCGATCCGCCGCTACGGCCACTGCGTCCTGCCGATGGACGAGACACTGGTCACCTGTGCGGTCGACCTCGGAGGCCGTCCCTACTGGGCCTGGGACGCGCCGATGCCCTCTCCCAAGATCGGCACATTCGACAGCGAGCTTGTCGCCGACTTCTGGCAGGCGTTCGCGACTCAGGGGCGGATGAATCTCCACGTCCTGCTGCATTACGGCCGCAACACCCATCACATCAGCGAGGCCATCTTCAAAGGTCTCGCCAAGGCCCTGCGTGCCGCCTCCGAGATCGACCCGCGCGGCCAGGGCGTCCCCTCCACCAAAGGCTCCCTCTGA